Proteins found in one Labrus bergylta chromosome 8, fLabBer1.1, whole genome shotgun sequence genomic segment:
- the LOC109992046 gene encoding protein rapunzel-like, with protein sequence MNNVADWIVQNRDKIEKGVEIMGQASEVLASTVGQLHPVLEAVFVASAELLSNPEGKEARYLTQQFELVNQKLEGIQDEIDKIALELQRTSMNKQNFDREAQMISQYEKFQDFVNAKPKFKEKKMEKFLSHYENTDGDMNLDALYNAVIGESTSGDPMLETVVTTEQRSRRAVEDFCARLKKLFVVGIIAVMGHSALKEGVVGEEMVKRWKDRMEDVETRMKAAVDECTEKFPDQAKMDLEHILQENPGTVNSEFTQTLLDSLVKKYDWVNWSIRAFNNRERIFFFNWLAGKKCHGSGGTNWFDFLTKNKIKVVVSFCVDPKPINKSQIQEKIEARKLKGNMMALALSLNTSFPNCLVHAVSHYKEVVESNNFPADCYYQEKHIKALLCIHPE encoded by the coding sequence ATGAACAACGTGGCAGATTGGATCGTGCAGAACAGGGACAAAATTGAGAAAGGCGTGGAGATCATGGGGCAAGCCTCAGAGGTGCTTGCTTCCACCGTGGGCCAGCTTCACCCTGTCCTGGAGGCTGTGTTTGTTGCTTCTGCTGAGTTACTCAGTAATCCAGAGGGCAAAGAGGCTCGCTACCTGACTCAGCAGTTTGAACTGGTCAACCAAAAACTGGAGGGGATCCAGGATGAGATAGACAAAATCGCCTTGGAGCTGCAGAGGACGTCGATGAACAAGCAGAACTTCGATCGAGAGGCGCAGATGATCAGCCAGTATGAAAAGTTCCAGGACTTTGTCAATGCCAAgccaaagttcaaagagaagaaGATGGAGAAGTTTCTCAGCCATTATGAGAACACAGACGGCGACATGAACTTGGACGCCCTCTACAATGCAGTCATTGGGGAGAGCACCTCAGGAGACCCCATGCTGGAAACTGTCGtcaccacagagcagagaagcaGAAGGGCAGTTGAGGATTTTTGCGCCCGGCTGAAGAAGCTCTTTGTGGTGGGCATTATCGCCGTCATGGGCCACTCTGCCCTCAAAGAAGGGGTGGTTGGGGAGGAGATGGTGAAGAGGTGGAAGGACCGCATGGAGGACGTTGAGACCCGAATGAAAGCAGCTGTGGATGAATGTACAGAGAAATTCCCAGATCAAGCCAAGATGGACCTGGAGCACATCCTTCAGGAGAACCCCGGCACGGTCAACAGCGAGTTCACCCAAACTCTTCTGGATTCACTTGTTAAGAAATACGACTGGGTGAACTGGTCCATCAGGGCCTTCAACAACCGGGAGAGGATCTTCTTTTTCAACTGGCTGGCAGGAAAGAAGTGCCATGGAAGTGGGGGAACCAACTGGTTTGATTTTTTGACCAAGAACAAGATCAAAGTGGTGGTCTCTTTCTGTGTCGACCCCAAGCCCATCAACAAGAGTCAGATCCAGGAGAAGATCGAGGCCAGGAAGCTGAAGGGCAACATGATGGCATTGGCTCTTTCTTTGAACACAAGCTTCCCCAACTGCCTGGTCCATGCTGTCAGCCATTACAAGGAGGTGGTTGAGTCCAACAACTTTCCTGCGGATTGCTACTACCAAGAAAAACACATAAAGGCTTTGCTGTGCATCCACCCTGAATAG
- the rpz5 gene encoding rapunzel 5 has protein sequence MNNVADWIVQNRDKIEKGVEIMGQASEVLASTVGQLHPVLEAVFVASAELLSNPEGKEARYLTQQFELVNQKLEGIQDEIDKIALELQRTSMNKQNFDREAQMISQYEKFQDFVNAKPKFKEKKMEKFLSHYENTDSDMNLDALYNAVIGKNTSGDPMLETVVTTEQRSRRAVEDFCARLKKLFVVGIIAVMGHSALKEGVVGEEMVKRWKDRMENVETLMKAAVDECTEKFPDQAKMDLENILQENPGTVNSEFTQTLLDSLVKKYDWVNWSIRAFNNRERIFFFNWLAGKKCHGSGGTNWFDFLTKNKIKVVVSFCVDPKPINKSQIQEKIEARKLKGNMMALALSLNTSFPNCLVHAVSHYKEVVESNNFHEDCYYYGKHKRAYLCIHSE, from the coding sequence ATGAACAACGTGGCAGATTGGATCGTGCAGAACAGGGACAAAATTGAAAAAGGCGTGGAGATCATGGGGCAAGCCTCAGAGGTGCTTGCTTCCACCGTGGGCCAGCTTCACCCTGTCCTGGAGGCTGTGTTTGTTGCTTCTGCTGAGTTACTCAGTAATCCAGAGGGCAAAGAGGCTCGCTACCTGACTCAGCAGTTTGAACTGGTCAACCAAAAACTGGAGGGGATCCAGGATGAGATAGACAAAATCGCCTTGGAGCTGCAGAGGACGTCGATGAACAAGCAGAACTTCGATCGAGAGGCGCAGATGATCAGCCAGTATGAAAAGTTCCAGGACTTTGTCAATGCCAAgccaaagttcaaagagaagaaGATGGAGAAGTTCCTCAGCCATTATGAGAACACAGACAGTGACATGAACTTGGACGCCCTCTACAATGCAGTCATTGGGAAGAACACCTCAGGAGACCCCATGCTGGAAACTGTCGtcaccacagagcagagaagcaGAAGGGCAGTTGAGGATTTTTGCGCCCGGCTGAAGAAGCTCTTCGTGGTGGGCATTATCGCCGTCATGGGCCACTCTGCCCTCAAAGAAGGGGTGGTTGGGGAGGAGATGGTGAAGAGGTGGAAGGACCGCATGGAGAACGTTGAGACCCTAATGAAAGCAGCTGTGGATGAATGTACAGAGAAATTCCCAGATCAAGCCAAGATGGACCTGGAGAACATCCTTCAGGAGAACCCCGGCACGGTCAACAGCGAGTTCACCCAAACTCTTCTGGATTCACTTGTTAAGAAATACGACTGGGTGAACTGGTCCATCAGGGCCTTCAACAACCGGGAGAGGATCTTCTTTTTCAACTGGCTGGCAGGAAAGAAGTGCCATGGAAGTGGGGGAACCAACTGGTTTGATTTTTTGACCAAGAACAAGATCAAAGTGGTGGTCTCTTTCTGTGTCGACCCCAAGCCCATCAACAAGAGTCAGATCCAGGAGAAGATCGAGGCCAGGAAGCTGAAGGGCAACATGATGGCATTGGCTCTTTCTTTGAACACCAGCTTCCCCAACTGCCTGGTCCATGCTGTCAGCCATTACAAAGAGGTGGTTGAGTCCAACAACTTCCATGAGGATTGTTACTACTATGGAAAGCACAAAAGAGCCTACCTGTGCATCCACTCTGAgtag
- the rpz4 gene encoding rapunzel 4 codes for MAELQRLVSEKKDMVETVMEVFEQGAEVVASIAGDLFPVFAIAAPIVKLALDNVESKEATYMKEQFQRVRDRLEVVSEEIQRINDEIKRSGLDAVYFPIEENITNQFRKYMDILNAKPKFREVKKKTFLDHFGKTGGDKNLNTLYNSVTGDNFSGESVLEITLNYEEKSRRPVEDFCARLKKLFCIGLIALLGHAALKGYDEEDALLKEWGEKMKVVQEKMNAVILDCIESFPKQAELDSRRLVRDHPELTNQQLADTIIEKLKKKYDWVGWSVRVFRSPSGLLNKKKNFHCPTGKSRFQVPSSDEKLNVWVSYCSSPEPVDKNRIQQLVQGQKRLSVVSLAEFLFENLPGDCVVHTVKISKDLACSWSFTDELHYWEEHKPLYVCIHSA; via the coding sequence ATGGCAGAACTACAGAGGCTCGTATCAGAGAAGAAGGATATGGTGGAAACTGTGATGGAAGTGTTTGAACAGGGAGCTGAAGTGGTTGCGAGTATCGCCGGCGACCTTTTCCCAGTTTTCGCCATCGCCGCTCCGATCGTTAAACTGGCTCTGGACAATGTAGAAAGTAAAGAGGCTACATACATGAAGGAGCAGTTTCAGAGGGTGCGAGACCGCCTGGAGGTGGTCTCAGAGGAGATTCAGCGGATCAACGACGAGATTAAGAGAAGCGGATTGGATGCTGTGTATTTCCCAATTGAGGAGAACATCACCAACCAGTTCAGAAAGTACATGGACATCCTCAATGCCAAACCAAAGTTTCGGGAGGTCAAGAAGAAGACGTTCCTGGACCACTTTGGCAAAACCGGCGGTGACAAAAACCTTAACACGCTGTACAACTCTGTGACAGGAGATAACTTCTCCGGGGAATCCGTGCTCGAGATCACCCTGAACTACGAGGAGAAAAGTCGCCGGCCGGTGGAGGACTTCTGTGCCCGACTGAAGAAGCTCTTCTGTATCGGGCTCATCGCTCTGCTGGGCCACGCCGCTCTGAAGGGATACGACGAGGAGGATGCACTCTTGAAGGAATGGGGCGAGAAGATGAAGGTTGTCCAGGAGAAAATGAACGCTGTCATTTTGGACTGCATTGAAAGCTTCCCCAAGCAAGCGGAGCTGGATTCCCGTCGACTGGTGAGAGACCATCCAGAGTTGACCAACCAGCAGCTTGCCGATACTATCATAgagaagctgaagaagaagTATGACTGGGTGGGTTGGTCCGTGCGTGTATTCAGGTCCCCGTCAGGCCtattaaacaaaaagaagaatttCCACTGCCCGACCGGGAAGAGTCGCTTCCAGGTCCCTTCATCGGACGAGAAACTGAACGTCTGGGTGTCCTACTGCTCCTCGCCCGAGCCTGTGGATAAGAATCGAATCCAGCAGCTTGTCCAGGGTCAGAAGAGACTCTCGGTGGTGAGTCTGGCTGAGTTCTTGTTTGAGAATTTGCCCGGCGACTGCGTGGTCCATACAGTCAAAATCAGCAAAGATCTGGCCTGCTCCTGGAGCTTCACGGACGAGCTCCACTACTGGGAGGAGCATAAGCCCCTTTACGTCTGCATTCACTCAGCTTGA
- the LOC109992058 gene encoding membrane-spanning 4-domains subfamily A member 4A-like, producing the protein MDLSQSMLSHLKASCSVCQRLMLQSCLTAAIGTLQIMVGVFNIGLGPGRTSTVPGDLASLGAAYWLGGVFIVTGIMSILAGRFPSRVLVGFTVFMNIAAAIFAITGIVLYAIDLRGASFLWMCDRRRIAAHHFHEDNCRNVALRAQTVLTSMDTTMIVLAVLQLLVSVGLAFLGIKALISEMKKEKGRTDAGDQLLLKKVLQTLPGVKNNFI; encoded by the exons ATGGATCTCAGTCAGAGCATGTTATCTCACCTTAAGGCTTCCTGTTCTGTGTGCCAGAGGTTAATGCTGCAGTCTTGTTTGACCGCAGCTATTGGG ACTTTGCAGATCATGGTAGGCGTGTTCAACATTGGACTCGGTCCGGGGCGAACGAGCACAGTTCCTGGAGATTTGGCCAGTTTGGGAGCGGCTTACTGGCTGGGTGGTGTG TTTATTGTAACTGGAATCATGTCCATTTTGGCCGGACGTTTCCCTTCTCGTGTCTTG GTGGGCTTCACTGTGTTCATGAACATTGCTGCAGCCATCTTTGCCATCACCGGCATCGTGCTGTACGCCATAGACCTGAGGGGCGCCTCCTTCCTCTGGATGTGTGATCGCAGAAGAATCGCTGCTCATCATTTTCATGAAGACAACTGCAGGAATGTGGCGCTCCGTGCTCAG ACTGTGCTGACGTCCATGGACACCACGATGATCGTCCTGgctgtgctgcagctccttGTCAGCGTCGGACTTGCTTTTCTGGGCATCAAGGCTTTGATCAGcgagatgaaaaaagaaaag GGGCGCACAGATGCAGGAGATCAGCTGCTGTTGAAAAAAGTCCTGCAGACCCTTCCTGGtgttaaaaataatttcatctAA